A single window of Ananas comosus cultivar F153 linkage group 19, ASM154086v1, whole genome shotgun sequence DNA harbors:
- the LOC109724931 gene encoding putative multidrug resistance protein, translated as MNKMKEQAAAPAAPAAAAAAAAPSPSVVKSFFTVFMHADAVDNVLMLLGFVGAVGDGLSTPVMLLITSKIFNDLGSGPGALSQFTHKISINARNLLFLACGNWVMAFLEGFCWTRTGERQAARMRAGYLKAVLRQDVEYFDLKVGSTTEVITSVSSDSLVIQDVLSEKVPNFVMNASMFLGSYAVGFFLLWRLALVALPTVLLLIIPGLMYGRMLMGLAREIRDEYGKAGAVAEQAVSSVRTVYSFVAEARTMERFSAALQDSVRLGLRQGLAKGLAIGSNGITFAIWAFNVWYGSRLVMYHGAQGGTVFAVSASIVVGGLALGSGLSNVKYFSEATSAGERIQEVIRRVPKIDSASAEGEVLENVSGDVEFKGVEFAYPSRPENPIFVNFSLKVPAGRTVALVGGSGSGKSTVIALLERFYDPLGGEILVDGVDIRRLRLKWLRSQMGLVSQEPALFATSIKENILFGKEDATAEEVVAAAKASNAHNFISQLPHGYDTQVGERGVQMSGGQKQRIAIARAILKSPKILLLDEATSALDTESERVVQDALDAASVGRTTIVIAHRLSTVRNADVIAVMQAGEVRELGSHDELIADDGALYSSLVRLQQAKDSREEGVLPAATGSSSQLGSSSHSMSRRFSAASRSSSARSSGKDDGDGDDAELRTLPVPSFRRLLMMNAPEWKQAVLGSFSAVVFGGVQPVYAYAMGSMISVYFLTDDGEIKAKTRTYALIFVGLSVLSFLINIGQHYNFGAMGEYLTKRVRERMLSKILTFEVGWFDQDDNSSGAICSQLAKDANVVRSLVGDRMALIIQTVSAVTIACTMGLVIAWRLALVMIAVQPLIIVCFYARRVLLKSMSKKAVKAQAESSKLAAEAVSNLRTVTAFSSQDRILRLFDVAQEGPRRESIRQSWFAGLGLATSMSLMTCTWALDFWYGGKLLTEGLITAKALFQTFMILVSTGRVIADAGSMTTDLAKGADAVGSVFAVLDRDTRINPEDPEGYKPEKLKGEVDIKGVDFAYPARPDVIIFKGFSLSIRAGKSTALVGHSGSGKSTIIGLIERFYDPLKGSVRIDGRDIREYHLRSVRRHIGMVGQEPTLFAGTIRDNIIYGTDAATEAEIENAARAANAHDFISNLKDGYGTWCGDRGVQLSGGQKQRIAIARAILKNPAILLLDEATSALDSQSEKVVQEALERVMVGRTSVVVAHRLSTIQNCDLIAVLERGVVVEKGTHASLMAKGPTGTYFGLVRLQQGVKLGINQH; from the exons ATGAACAAAATGAAAGAGCAGGCGGCGGCGCCCGCAGCcccagcggcagcggcagcggcagcagcgCCATCGCCTTCTGTGGTGAAGTCTTTCTTCACCGTCTTCATGCACGCGGACGCTGTGGACAACGTTCTGATGCTCCTCGGCTTCGTCGGGGCGGTGGGGGACGGTCTCTCGACCCCCGTCATGCTCCTCATCACCAGCAAAATCTTCAACGACCTCGGCAGCGGCCCTGGCGCTCTCTCCCAGTTCACCCACAAAATCAGCATT AATGCGCGGAATCTGCTGTTCTTGGCGTGCGGAAACTGGGTCATGGCCTTCCTCG AGGGGTTCTGCTGGACGCGAACCGGGGAGCGGCAGGCGGCGCGGATGCGCGCGGGGTATCTGAAGGCGGTGCTGCGGCAGGACGTGGAGTACTTCGACCTCAAGGTGGGGTCCACCACGGAGGTCATCACCAGCGTCTCCAGCGACTCCCTCGTCATCCAGGACGTGCTCAGCGAGAAGGTGCCCAACTTCGTCATGAACGCGTCCATGTTCCTGGGCAGCTACGCCGTGGGGTTCTTCCTGCTGTGGCGGCTGGCGCTGGTGGCGCTGCCCACCGTCCTGCTGCTCATCATCCCGGGCCTCATGTACGGCCGGATGCTCATGGGGCTCGCCAGGGAGATCCGCGACGAGTACGGCAAGGCCGGGGCCGTGGCGGAGCAGGCCGTGTCGTCCGTGCGCACCGTCTACTCCTTCGTGGCCGAGGCCCGCACCATGGAGAGGTTCTCCGCCGCCCTCCAGGACTCGGTCCGCCTCGGCCTCCGCCAGGGCCTCGCCAAGGGCCTCGCCATCGGCAGCAACGGCATCACCTTCGCCATCTGGGCCTTCAACGTCTGGTACGGCAGCCGCCTCGTCATGTACCACGGCGCCCAGGGCGGCACCGTCTTCGCCGTCAGCGCCTCCATCGTCGTCGGCGGCCT AGCACTTGGGTCGGGGCTCTCCAATGTGAAGTACTTCTCGGAGGCGACCTCGGCCGGAGAGCGAATTCAGGAAGTTATCAGGAGGGTGCCGAAGATCGATTCGGCGAGTGCGGAGGGCGAGGTGCTGGAGAACGTGTCGGGGGACGTCGAATTCAAGGGGGTGGAATTCGCGTACCCGTCGCGGCCGGAGAACCCGATATTCGTGAATTTCAGTCTGAAAGTGCCGGCGGGGAGGACGGTGGCGCTGGTGGGCGGCAGCGGGTCGGGCAAGTCCACGGTGATCGCGCTGCTGGAGAGGTTCTACGACCCGCTGGGGGGCGAGATTTTGGTAGACGGGGTGGACATCCGGAGGCTCAGGCTCAAGTGGCTGAGGTCGCAGATGGGGCTGGTCAGTCAGGAGCCCGCGCTCTTCGCGACTTCCATTAAAGAGAACATTCTCTTCGGCAAAGAGGATGCCACCGCCGAGGAGGTGGTGGCAGCTGCAAAGGCTTCGAATGCTCACAACTTCATCTCCCAGTTGCCCCACGGATATGACACCCAG GTTGGAGAACGGGGAGTGCAGATGTCGGGGGGACAGAAGCAAAGAATAGCGATAGCGAGGGCCATTCTCAAGTCCCCCAAGATCCTCCTGCTCGACGAGGCCACCAGCGCGCTGGACACGGAGTCGGAGCGCGTCGTGCAGGACGCGCTCGACGCGGCCTCCGTCGGCCGGACCACCATTGTGATCGCGCACCGCCTCTCCACCGTGCGCAACGCCGACGTGATCGCGGTCATGCAGGCCGGCGAGGTCCGCGAGCTCGGCTCCCACGACGAGCTCATCGCCGACGACGGCGCCCTCTACTCCTCTCTCGTCCGCCTGCAGCAGGCGAAAGACTCCCGAGAGGAGGGCGTGCTGCCGGCGGCGACTGGTTCGTCCTCCCAGCTGGGCAGCAGCAGCCACAGCATGAGCAGGAGGTTCTCGGCCGCCAGCAGGTCCAGCTCGGCGCGCTCGTCCGGCAaggacgacggcgacggcgatgaCGCGGAGCTGCGGACGCTGCCGGTGCCATCGTTCCGGAGGCTGCTGATGATGAATGCGCCGGAGTGGAAGCAGGCGGTCCTGGGGAGCTTCAGCGCAGTCGTGTTCGGCGGAGTGCAGCCGGTCTACGCGTACGCCATGGGGAGCATGATATCCGTCTATTTTCTGACGGACGACGGCGAGATCAAGGCGAAGACGAGGACCTACGCGCTCATCTTCGTGGGGCTGTCGGTGCTGTCGTTCCTGATCAATATAGGACAGCACTACAACTTTGGGGCCATGGGAGAGTACCTCACGAAGAGGGTCAGGGAGCGGATGCTCTCCAAGATCCTAACCTTCGAGGTCGGCTGGTTCGATCAGGACGACAACTCTTCTGGGGCCATCTGCTCCCAGCTAGCCAAGGATGCCAATGTG GTGAGATCACTAGTCGGAGACAGGATGGCTCTGATCATTCAAACCGTCTCCGCCGTCACCATCGCGTGCACCATGGGTCTCGTCATTGCGTGGCGATTGGCTCTGGTCATGATCGCCGTCCAGCCCCTCATCATCGTCTGCTTCTACGCTCGCCGAGTCCTCCTCAAGAGCATGTCCAAGAAGGCCGTCAAGGCGCAAGCCGAGAGCAGCAAGCTCGCCGCGGAGGCCGTTTCCAACCTCCGCACCGTCACCGCCTTCTCCTCGCAGGACCGCATTCTCCGCCTGTTCGACGTCGCCCAAGAGGGCCCACGCAGGGAAAGCATTCGGCAGTCGTGGTTCGCCGGCCTAGGCCTCGCCACCTCCATGAGCCTCATGACTTGCACTTGGGCCCTCGACTTTTGGTACGGCGGCAAGCTCCTCACGGAGGGGCTTATCACGGCCAAGGCTCTATTTCAAACGTTTATGATTCTCGTCAGCACCGGTCGGGTCATCGCGGATGCCGGCAGCATGACGACCGACTTAGCCAAGGGTGCCGACGCGGTTGGTTCCGTGTTTGCCGTGCTCGATCGGGACACTCGCATTAATCCTGAGGACCCTGAGGGTTACAAGCCGGAGAAGCTCAAAGGCGAGGTGGATATTAAGGGAGTCGACTTCGCCTACCCGGCGCGACCTGATGTGATCATCTTTAAAGGGTTCTCGTTGAGCATCCGTGCCGGTAAGTCGACCGCACTTGTTGGGCATAGCGGGTCCGGCAAATCCACCATCATCGGGCTTATTGAGCGGTTCTATGATCCGCTGAAGGGGTCGGTGAGAATTGACGGGCGGGACATCAGGGAGTACCACCTGCGTTCCGTAAGGAGGCACATAGGGATGGTCGGCCAAGAGCCGACGTTGTTTGCGGGGACCATTCGCGATAACATCATCTACGGGACGGATGCTGCGACCGAGGCGGAGATCGAGAATGCCGCGAGGGCCGCGAACGCGCACGACTTCATAAGCAACCTTAAAGACGGATACGGCACGTGGTGCGGCGATCGCGGCGTTCAGCTGTCCGGCGGGCAAAAGCAGCGGATCGCAATTGCGAGGGCGATACTGAAGAATCCGGCGATTCTGCTGCTGGACGAGGCAACAAGTGCTCTCGACAGCCAGTCCGAGAAGGTGGTGCAAGAGGCTCTAGAGAGAGTGATGGTGGGGAGGACCAGCGTTGTGGTGGCTCATAGGCTGAGCACTATACAGAATTGTGATCTTATAGCTGTGCTAGAGAGGGGAGTGGTTGTGGAGAAGGGGACTCATGCTTCTCTCATGGCTAAGGGGCCTACGGGAACGTACTTTGGGCTGGTCAGACTCCAGCAAGGTGTCAAATTAGGAATTAATCAACACTGA